Proteins encoded in a region of the Pseudomonas putida genome:
- a CDS encoding shikimate 5-dehydrogenase, protein MSTTPSRDTVLCISLAGRPGTFGVRFHNHLYQQLGLDFYYKAMRTDDLPAAVAGIRALGIRGCGVSMPYKEACMALVDEIDPSAQAIESVNTLVNSNGHLKAYNTDYLAVRQLLAQHQVDPGTAFALRGSGGMAKAVASALRDAGFAEGIIVARNEQAGRQLADVCGYRWLPQLGDICPPMLVNVTPIGMAGGPEADVLAFSEQAIAAAERVFDVVAMPAQTPLIRQAQALGKPVITGLEVIALQALEQFVLYTGVRPTRAQVDAAVAYARDI, encoded by the coding sequence ATGTCGACAACTCCCAGCAGAGATACCGTGCTGTGCATTTCCTTGGCCGGCCGCCCTGGTACCTTCGGCGTGCGCTTTCACAACCACCTCTACCAGCAGCTGGGTTTGGACTTTTACTACAAGGCCATGCGCACCGATGACCTGCCGGCGGCGGTGGCGGGTATCCGCGCGCTGGGTATTCGCGGCTGTGGGGTGTCGATGCCATACAAGGAGGCCTGCATGGCCTTGGTCGATGAAATCGACCCGTCAGCGCAAGCCATTGAATCGGTCAATACCCTGGTCAACAGCAATGGCCACTTGAAGGCTTACAACACCGATTACCTGGCTGTGCGTCAGTTGCTGGCGCAGCACCAGGTCGACCCAGGCACCGCGTTTGCCCTGCGTGGCAGTGGGGGGATGGCCAAGGCCGTGGCCAGTGCCCTGCGCGATGCCGGGTTTGCCGAAGGCATCATCGTTGCGCGCAACGAGCAGGCCGGGCGGCAGCTGGCGGATGTGTGCGGTTACCGCTGGTTGCCACAGCTGGGCGACATCTGCCCGCCAATGCTGGTGAACGTGACACCGATCGGTATGGCGGGCGGGCCAGAGGCAGATGTGCTGGCGTTTTCCGAGCAGGCCATTGCGGCAGCGGAGCGGGTATTCGATGTGGTAGCGATGCCGGCGCAAACGCCGCTGATCCGCCAGGCCCAAGCGTTGGGCAAGCCGGTGATCACTGGGCTGGAGGTCATTGCGCTGCAGGCGCTGGAGCAGTTTGTGCTGTACACCGGGGTAAGGCCGACGCGGGCGCAGGTAGACGCTGCGGTGGCGTACGCCCGGGATATCTGA
- the gloA gene encoding lactoylglutathione lyase, whose protein sequence is MSLHDLQTLPGVTAQPDAATAQFVFNHTMLRVKDIEKSLDFYTRVLGFRLVDKRDFPEAAFSLYFLALVDPAQIPADDTARHQWMKSIPGVLELTHNHGTENDAEFAYHNGNTDPRGFGHICISVPDVRAACARFEALDVPFQKRLQDGRMNHLAFVKDPDGYWVEVIQPTELKG, encoded by the coding sequence ATGAGCCTGCACGATCTGCAAACCCTGCCTGGCGTCACCGCGCAACCTGACGCCGCCACCGCCCAGTTCGTCTTCAACCACACCATGCTGCGGGTCAAGGACATCGAGAAGTCGCTGGACTTCTACACCCGCGTCCTGGGCTTCCGCCTGGTCGACAAGCGTGATTTCCCAGAAGCCGCGTTCAGCCTTTACTTCCTGGCCTTGGTCGATCCGGCGCAGATTCCCGCCGATGACACCGCACGCCACCAATGGATGAAGTCGATCCCTGGCGTGCTGGAGCTGACCCACAACCACGGCACCGAAAACGATGCCGAGTTTGCCTACCACAACGGCAACACCGACCCGCGCGGTTTTGGCCACATCTGCATTTCGGTGCCCGACGTACGCGCCGCTTGCGCGCGCTTCGAAGCACTGGATGTACCGTTCCAGAAACGCCTGCAGGATGGGCGTATGAACCACCTGGCGTTCGTCAAGGACCCGGACGGTTACTGGGTCGAAGTGATCCAGCCAACCGAACTCAAAGGGTAA
- a CDS encoding histone-like nucleoid-structuring protein, MvaT/MvaU family, whose translation MSRLAEFRAAEKALQEQMAQLEALKKDAGLKREIEFEQKLVGLMKSYDKSLRDIIAILDPKAVARASSAAPKQQRRPRVVKVYQNPHTGERIETKGGNHRGLKAWKEQYGAATVESWVR comes from the coding sequence GTGTCCAGACTTGCAGAGTTTCGTGCTGCCGAAAAAGCGCTCCAGGAACAGATGGCGCAACTGGAAGCGTTGAAAAAGGATGCCGGCCTCAAACGCGAAATCGAATTCGAGCAGAAACTAGTCGGCCTGATGAAAAGCTATGACAAGAGCCTGCGCGATATCATCGCCATCCTCGACCCCAAGGCAGTAGCCCGCGCTTCCAGCGCAGCGCCCAAGCAACAACGCCGCCCGCGCGTGGTAAAGGTGTACCAGAACCCACACACCGGCGAGCGAATCGAGACCAAAGGCGGCAACCACCGCGGCCTCAAGGCCTGGAAAGAACAGTACGGGGCCGCCACCGTGGAAAGCTGGGTACGCTGA
- a CDS encoding OprD family porin, with protein sequence MFAPFPHAPGRRVAGLFLLCAGVNAQAAGFLEDSSAKVEARNVYFNRDFRDGHSSSSQGASKREEWAQGFILNVQSGYTQGPVGFGVDALGMFGFKLDSSPADSNSGLLPSSGHDPRGSADQYAKMGLAAKVKVSNTVLKYGSMMPDVPLLKYNDGRLLPTMFHGAMLTSEELRNLKFTVARLDKYTARDSTDRQDIRVHCKNKRYACDTEADHFDLAGVDYRFNERISAQYQVAKLENIYRQHFLGLVASQPLAVGSLSADLRLIKSDDIGNARAGAIDHRAFSGMLGYSLGGHKVSAGWQRMYGDSAMPYLDGSNPYLVNYAQVNDFAAAQERSWQVRYDYDFKALGVPGLTFFTRYINGDSIKVPGSSAEGKEWERDTEFKYQVQSGTFKDVSVRLRNSTYRSNYEKWARDMDETRVIVSYNFSIF encoded by the coding sequence ATGTTTGCCCCTTTCCCTCACGCCCCTGGGCGTCGTGTTGCCGGCCTGTTCCTGTTGTGTGCCGGCGTCAACGCCCAGGCCGCCGGTTTTCTTGAAGACAGTAGTGCCAAGGTCGAAGCACGCAATGTCTATTTCAACCGGGATTTCCGGGACGGCCACAGCAGTTCCAGCCAGGGCGCGTCCAAGCGCGAAGAATGGGCACAAGGCTTCATCCTCAATGTGCAGTCGGGTTATACGCAAGGGCCGGTAGGCTTTGGTGTTGATGCGCTGGGCATGTTCGGCTTCAAACTGGATTCCAGCCCTGCCGACAGTAACAGTGGTTTGCTGCCGTCTTCCGGGCATGATCCGCGCGGCTCTGCCGACCAGTACGCGAAGATGGGCCTGGCGGCCAAGGTCAAGGTTTCCAACACCGTGCTCAAGTACGGTTCGATGATGCCGGATGTGCCGTTGCTCAAGTACAACGATGGCCGCCTGCTGCCGACCATGTTCCACGGCGCCATGCTCACCTCCGAAGAATTGCGCAACCTGAAGTTCACCGTGGCGCGGCTGGACAAATATACCGCTCGGGACTCTACCGACCGCCAGGACATTCGCGTGCACTGCAAGAACAAGCGCTATGCCTGCGATACCGAAGCCGACCACTTCGACCTGGCCGGTGTCGATTACCGTTTCAACGAGCGGATCAGCGCCCAGTACCAGGTCGCCAAGCTGGAAAACATCTATCGCCAGCACTTCCTCGGCCTGGTGGCCAGCCAGCCGCTGGCAGTGGGTAGCCTGTCTGCCGACCTGCGCCTGATCAAGAGCGATGACATCGGCAATGCCCGTGCCGGCGCAATCGACCACCGCGCGTTCAGCGGCATGCTTGGCTACAGCCTGGGTGGCCACAAGGTGAGTGCCGGCTGGCAGCGCATGTATGGCGACAGCGCCATGCCGTATCTGGATGGCAGCAACCCATACCTGGTCAACTATGCCCAGGTCAACGACTTCGCCGCCGCCCAGGAGCGTTCCTGGCAAGTGCGCTATGACTACGACTTCAAGGCACTGGGGGTGCCTGGCCTGACCTTCTTCACCCGTTATATCAATGGCGACTCCATCAAGGTGCCGGGCAGCAGTGCCGAAGGTAAGGAATGGGAACGCGACACTGAGTTCAAGTACCAAGTGCAAAGTGGCACTTTCAAGGATGTCAGCGTGCGCCTGCGTAATTCCACTTACCGCAGCAACTATGAAAAGTGGGCACGTGACATGGATGAAACACGGGTCATTGTCAGCTACAACTTCTCGATCTTCTAA
- the cobF gene encoding precorrin-6A synthase (deacetylating), translating into MKDLLLIGIGAGDPRQVTYEAVDALRSACVFFVLDKGRDKDDLVQLRKAILQRYRPEGGYRLVQVADPVRDGQADDYQGAVQDWHRQRAVLYAQLIEQEIGDGETGAFLLWGEPTLYDSTLRILDLVRERGVALRLQVVPGISSVQALAARHQVPLNRIGEPLTVLPGRRLRGHGPIDNVVVMLDGQSAFALLDDPALMIYWGAYLGTEDEVLIAGPLQAVKAQILQVRERERLRKGWIMDTYLLRRAL; encoded by the coding sequence ATGAAAGACCTGTTGTTGATCGGCATCGGCGCGGGTGACCCGCGCCAGGTCACTTATGAGGCAGTCGACGCGCTGCGTAGCGCTTGCGTGTTCTTCGTGCTCGACAAGGGCCGCGACAAGGATGACCTGGTGCAACTGCGCAAGGCAATTCTGCAACGCTACCGTCCCGAGGGTGGTTACCGCCTGGTGCAGGTGGCCGACCCTGTGCGCGATGGTCAGGCGGATGACTACCAGGGCGCGGTGCAGGACTGGCACCGGCAGCGCGCTGTGCTGTATGCCCAACTGATCGAGCAGGAAATTGGCGACGGGGAGACCGGCGCCTTTTTGCTGTGGGGCGAGCCGACCCTGTATGACAGCACCCTGCGTATTCTCGACCTGGTCCGCGAGCGCGGCGTGGCGCTGCGCCTGCAGGTAGTCCCTGGCATCAGCAGCGTTCAGGCTCTGGCAGCGCGCCACCAAGTGCCGCTCAACCGCATTGGTGAGCCGCTGACCGTGCTGCCGGGGCGGCGACTGCGCGGGCATGGGCCTATCGACAATGTTGTGGTGATGCTCGACGGGCAAAGCGCGTTCGCCCTGCTCGATGACCCGGCGTTGATGATCTATTGGGGCGCGTACCTGGGGACGGAGGACGAGGTACTGATTGCCGGGCCATTGCAGGCAGTGAAGGCGCAAATACTGCAAGTGCGTGAGCGGGAGCGGCTGCGCAAGGGGTGGATCATGGACACCTACCTCTTGCGCAGGGCGCTGTAG
- a CDS encoding response regulator, whose amino-acid sequence MHLLVVEDDDIVRMLMVEVLDELGYNVIEAEDAAAALRVLEDPNQALALMMTDVGLPDMRGELLAGKARELRPLLPVLFASGYADSFNVPEGMHLIGKPFSIDQLRDKVVAILGNP is encoded by the coding sequence ATGCACCTTCTGGTAGTCGAAGACGACGACATCGTCCGTATGCTGATGGTCGAAGTGCTCGACGAACTGGGCTACAACGTCATCGAGGCAGAAGACGCCGCGGCCGCCCTGCGGGTACTCGAAGACCCGAACCAGGCGCTGGCACTGATGATGACCGATGTGGGCTTGCCGGACATGCGAGGCGAGTTACTGGCGGGGAAAGCACGCGAACTGCGGCCGCTGTTGCCCGTGCTGTTCGCCAGTGGCTATGCCGACAGCTTCAATGTGCCCGAAGGCATGCACCTGATCGGCAAGCCGTTCAGCATCGACCAGTTGCGGGACAAGGTGGTGGCTATTCTGGGTAACCCTTGA